A genomic stretch from Alphaproteobacteria bacterium 33-17 includes:
- a CDS encoding acetate--CoA ligase, with protein sequence MTEIFHVNSDIEQKAHISRKLYDEMYKESVENPEKFWANASDIVSWYKKPTKISDANFSENDLHIKWFEDGTLNVCYNCVDRHLNKHGNKIAYYFESDDGSKSKSITYNDLYKSVVEVALKLKAVGVKKGDIVVIYMPMTLDAIYTMLACARIGAVISVVFAGFSPNALKDRILDTKAKYIITSDVSHRAGKKVQLKASVDEAIKDTQIEKVLVFKNSEVEIKLGSKDILMESIQVDSNANCDPEHMNAEDQLFILYTSGSTNKPKGIVHTTGGYLVYAAMTHKYIFDYKHEDVYWSTADIGWITGHSYVVYGPLTNAATSVVFEGVPSYPDYSRIWQIVDKYKVSILYTAPTLVRSLMKEGDDFVKKTSRNTLRVLGSVGEPINPEAWLWLYKVAGNSRCPIVDTWWQTETGGILITPLIGARDLKPGSATKPFFGVEPVLFDNEGKEVIGSGEGNLCIKNSWPGQARTILGDHNRFYTTYFASFKNTYFSGDGAKRDADGYYWITGRVDDVINVSGHRIGTAEVESAFITHAKVAESAVVGYPHEIKGQGIFCYVVLKQGFEADENLGNQLKAWVRKILGAIITPDIILICADLPKTRSGKIMRRILRKIAEGEYSQIGDTSTLADPKVVEGIIEMHKRLSLIK encoded by the coding sequence ATGACTGAGATTTTTCATGTAAATTCTGATATTGAACAAAAAGCACATATAAGCCGCAAACTTTATGACGAAATGTATAAAGAATCGGTGGAAAACCCTGAAAAATTCTGGGCAAATGCATCTGATATTGTATCTTGGTATAAAAAACCAACAAAAATTAGCGATGCAAATTTCAGTGAAAATGACCTACACATAAAATGGTTTGAAGATGGTACTTTAAACGTTTGTTATAATTGCGTTGATCGTCATTTAAACAAGCATGGCAATAAAATTGCATATTATTTTGAAAGCGATGATGGCAGTAAGTCAAAGTCAATAACTTATAATGACTTATACAAGTCTGTTGTAGAAGTAGCTCTTAAATTAAAGGCTGTTGGAGTGAAAAAAGGCGATATAGTTGTTATATACATGCCAATGACTTTAGATGCGATATATACAATGCTTGCATGTGCAAGGATTGGAGCGGTAATTTCTGTGGTATTCGCAGGGTTTTCTCCCAATGCTCTTAAAGACCGTATTTTAGATACTAAGGCAAAATATATTATAACTTCAGATGTATCACATAGAGCTGGTAAAAAAGTGCAGCTTAAAGCCAGCGTTGATGAAGCTATAAAAGATACGCAAATAGAAAAGGTTTTAGTATTTAAAAATTCTGAAGTTGAAATTAAGCTAGGTTCCAAAGATATTCTAATGGAAAGCATTCAGGTTGATAGCAATGCAAATTGTGACCCTGAACATATGAATGCTGAGGATCAGCTATTTATTCTGTATACATCAGGATCAACCAATAAGCCAAAAGGAATAGTTCATACTACAGGTGGCTATCTAGTTTATGCGGCGATGACTCATAAATATATATTCGACTATAAACATGAAGACGTATACTGGTCAACAGCAGATATCGGCTGGATAACAGGGCATTCATACGTGGTTTATGGTCCACTTACAAACGCTGCGACTTCAGTTGTATTTGAGGGTGTTCCATCTTATCCTGATTATTCAAGAATTTGGCAAATAGTTGATAAATATAAAGTATCAATTTTATATACCGCCCCAACATTAGTTAGAAGCCTTATGAAAGAGGGTGATGATTTTGTTAAAAAAACCTCACGTAATACTTTAAGAGTGCTGGGTTCCGTTGGCGAACCTATTAACCCCGAGGCATGGCTATGGTTATATAAAGTAGCAGGTAATTCACGTTGCCCAATAGTAGATACGTGGTGGCAAACTGAAACAGGTGGTATTCTGATTACACCGTTAATTGGAGCAAGAGATTTAAAACCAGGTTCTGCAACCAAACCATTTTTTGGTGTTGAGCCAGTGTTATTTGATAACGAAGGAAAAGAGGTTATCGGAAGCGGCGAGGGTAATCTTTGCATTAAAAATTCATGGCCGGGTCAGGCAAGAACAATTTTAGGCGATCATAATCGCTTTTATACTACATATTTTGCATCATTTAAAAATACGTATTTTTCTGGTGATGGCGCTAAACGTGACGCAGATGGATATTACTGGATAACAGGTAGGGTTGACGATGTTATAAACGTTTCAGGTCATAGAATTGGTACAGCTGAAGTCGAAAGTGCATTTATAACCCACGCAAAGGTCGCAGAATCGGCTGTAGTAGGATACCCACATGAAATTAAGGGGCAGGGCATATTTTGCTATGTGGTTTTAAAACAAGGTTTTGAAGCTGATGAGAATTTAGGCAATCAGCTTAAAGCATGGGTGCGCAAAATATTAGGTGCTATAATAACGCCTGATATTATTTTAATATGTGCAGATCTTCCTAAGACAAGGTCAGGCAAAATTATGCGCAGAATATTGCGGAAAATTGCTGAAGGTGAATATAGTCAAATAGGTGATACTTCAACTCTTGCAGATCCTAAAGTGGTTGAAGGCATTATAGAAATGCATAAAAGATTGTCATTGATAAAATAA
- a CDS encoding chorismate synthase, protein MSNTFGINFRVTTWGESHGEAIGLVIDGIPSNFEIDLDNIRHYLNLRRPGSSNLVSTRNESDEFEILSGIFNNKTTGAPISIIIKNKDVKSQDYDYLYDKFRPGHADYTYSAKYGNYDYKGGGRASARETVCRVIAGSIARQILKEQYNIEIYAELVSIMGINSDGFQNTKRDNRLFTTDTSIISIWDDLIQKVRKDGDSAAGKVRVIAYNMPEGIGEPLASKLDAQIAAGMMSIPGVKSVTIGNENVLYMKGSEYNDQMTSTGYLSNNAGGTLGGISNGNNLDISVTFKPTSTIIKPQQTIDINRNNVTIQNRGRHDPCIAIRGVVIVESILALIIIDLLNKGK, encoded by the coding sequence ATGAGTAATACTTTTGGTATAAATTTCAGAGTAACAACATGGGGTGAAAGTCACGGAGAAGCAATTGGTTTAGTAATTGACGGTATACCCAGTAATTTTGAAATAGATTTAGATAACATCAGGCACTATCTAAATCTTCGTCGCCCAGGATCATCTAATTTAGTTTCCACCAGAAACGAATCCGATGAGTTTGAAATATTATCTGGCATTTTTAATAACAAAACCACTGGCGCACCCATATCAATTATTATTAAAAACAAAGACGTCAAATCTCAGGACTACGATTACTTATATGACAAATTCAGACCAGGTCATGCCGATTATACTTACAGCGCAAAGTATGGTAACTATGACTATAAAGGCGGAGGAAGAGCAAGCGCAAGAGAAACTGTATGTAGGGTTATAGCAGGATCCATAGCAAGGCAGATCTTAAAAGAGCAATATAATATTGAAATATATGCAGAACTTGTATCTATAATGGGTATAAACTCAGATGGCTTCCAAAATACTAAGCGTGATAACAGGCTTTTTACAACTGATACATCTATCATTTCTATTTGGGATGACCTTATACAAAAAGTACGTAAAGATGGTGATTCGGCAGCTGGAAAAGTGAGAGTGATTGCCTATAACATGCCAGAAGGTATTGGAGAACCCTTAGCTAGCAAACTAGACGCACAAATAGCTGCCGGTATGATGAGTATCCCAGGAGTTAAATCAGTTACTATTGGCAATGAAAACGTCCTGTATATGAAGGGCAGCGAATATAATGACCAAATGACCTCGACAGGATATTTGTCTAATAATGCTGGTGGAACTTTAGGCGGTATTTCTAATGGAAATAATCTAGATATATCAGTTACTTTTAAACCAACCAGTACTATTATTAAACCACAGCAAACCATTGATATTAATAGAAATAATGTTACCATTCAAAACCGCGGTCGACATGATCCCTGTATTGCAATCAGAGGCGTGGTAATTGTAGAGTCGATTTTAGCCTTGATTATTATAGATTTATTAAATAAAGGTAAATAA
- a CDS encoding CarD family transcriptional regulator, whose product MSKVQFKVNDMVIYPAHGVGQILAVEAQKIGGFDIEVYAVSFLKEKMTLRVPVSRAVASGLRALSSKTELDSIIEIMQGKPKNTKGMWSRRAKEYDTKINSGILSEIAEVIRDLHRNVEDNPDCSYSERMVYESALSRFVAEFAAINNMSMEQAHDEVIAILRSRIAA is encoded by the coding sequence ATGTCTAAAGTTCAGTTCAAAGTCAATGATATGGTTATCTACCCAGCTCATGGTGTAGGGCAAATCCTGGCAGTTGAAGCCCAAAAAATTGGGGGATTTGATATTGAAGTATATGCAGTATCTTTCTTAAAAGAAAAAATGACTCTCCGTGTTCCTGTATCACGCGCAGTTGCATCAGGTCTTAGAGCTTTATCAAGCAAGACAGAATTAGACAGCATTATTGAAATAATGCAAGGTAAACCTAAAAATACAAAAGGTATGTGGAGCCGCAGAGCAAAAGAATACGATACAAAAATCAATTCCGGTATTTTATCTGAAATTGCAGAAGTAATTCGTGATTTACATAGAAACGTAGAAGATAACCCAGACTGCTCATATAGTGAGCGCATGGTGTATGAATCAGCTTTATCAAGGTTTGTTGCAGAATTTGCTGCCATTAACAATATGTCAATGGAACAGGCTCATGATGAAGTGATTGCAATACTAAGAAGTAGAATAGCTGCATAA
- a CDS encoding MFS transporter — protein MRKVVTAGIIGNALEWYDFALYVHFIEIISRLYFPAEDAFLSKMATYATFAAGFFMRPLGAILFGYIGDKYGRRLALSISILTMAIPTACIAILPSYAEIGIIAPICLVVIRLLQGLSLGGEFSGSIAFVVEHAPDHRRGLAGSTAMFSMNLGILVGSAVAAMFANAMSPEAFNSWGWRIPFAIGLVIGFIGLYIRSNLHESPKYENAKNNGEIAKAPTRKVLKEYPNQLITAICLYLTVTVPFYTFVSFMKNFMTSVAHKPIEQASVINTVTMLIATAFIPVVGHLSDVIGRKTVIRMGALGFLFLSYPCFILLQSADFFPAFLGQLVFGLLVSLYMSPIPTILVELFPTSVRYTGVALSYNISAALFGGTVPMVATYLIEYTGVKESLAFYIMTFSVISMIAIYYLEDRRKAALA, from the coding sequence ATGAGAAAAGTGGTAACAGCGGGTATTATTGGTAACGCTTTAGAATGGTATGATTTTGCATTATACGTTCATTTCATAGAAATTATTAGCCGCCTTTATTTCCCTGCGGAAGACGCTTTCTTATCAAAAATGGCAACCTATGCAACATTTGCTGCCGGCTTCTTCATGAGACCACTTGGTGCTATTTTATTTGGGTATATTGGTGATAAATACGGCAGAAGACTTGCTTTATCAATTTCGATTTTGACAATGGCAATTCCTACAGCATGTATTGCAATTCTTCCAAGTTATGCTGAAATAGGCATAATTGCGCCTATTTGCTTAGTAGTTATCAGGCTTTTACAAGGGCTATCACTTGGTGGTGAGTTTAGTGGATCTATTGCGTTTGTTGTTGAGCATGCACCTGACCACAGAAGAGGCTTAGCAGGAAGTACTGCAATGTTTAGTATGAATCTTGGTATTTTAGTTGGATCTGCTGTTGCTGCAATGTTTGCAAACGCAATGTCACCTGAAGCATTTAATAGCTGGGGATGGAGAATTCCATTTGCTATTGGTTTAGTAATTGGTTTCATTGGTCTTTATATTAGATCAAACTTACATGAAAGCCCTAAATACGAAAATGCTAAAAATAATGGTGAGATTGCAAAAGCTCCAACAAGAAAAGTATTAAAGGAATATCCAAATCAGTTAATTACTGCTATTTGCTTATATTTAACTGTAACTGTGCCTTTCTACACTTTTGTTAGCTTCATGAAGAATTTCATGACATCAGTTGCACACAAGCCAATTGAACAGGCATCTGTTATCAATACTGTCACTATGCTAATTGCTACTGCGTTTATTCCAGTAGTGGGGCATTTATCAGATGTGATTGGCAGAAAAACTGTAATTAGAATGGGCGCGCTTGGATTCTTGTTTTTATCATATCCATGCTTTATTTTACTACAAAGCGCAGACTTCTTTCCTGCATTCTTAGGGCAGCTGGTATTCGGTTTATTAGTATCGCTTTATATGTCACCAATTCCTACAATTTTAGTGGAACTTTTTCCTACAAGCGTAAGATACACAGGCGTTGCACTATCATATAATATTTCCGCAGCTTTATTTGGCGGAACTGTTCCAATGGTTGCAACATATTTAATTGAATATACTGGTGTAAAAGAGTCATTAGCATTCTATATTATGACATTCTCTGTAATATCGATGATTGCCATATATTACCTAGAAGATCGTAGAAAAGCAGCTTTGGCATAG
- a CDS encoding ribonucleoside-diphosphate reductase subunit alpha, with the protein MNQIKLRGKFMAGVSVQVDNTKDAMLTDFGKAVLADRYLLEGENFQELFARVASYYADDQEHAQRLYDYMSSMWFMPATPILSNGGTNRGLPISCFLNEAEDSLEGIVNLWNENVWLAARGGGIGSYWGNLRSIGEKVRGNGETSGIIPFIKVQDTLTLAISQGSLRRGSSAVYLPVWHPEIEEFIDLRRPTGGDPNRKALNIHHGVLIPDDFMRAVENDENWELKSPKTNKVMHVVKARDLWAKILTTRIETGEPYIVYIDTVNKHIPEHHKKLGLSVKMSNLCSEITLPTGIDHLGNNRTAVCCLSSVNLEYFDEWKENAQFIPDIMRFLDNVLEDFIAKAPDSMKNAAYSAMRERSVGLGVMGFHSYLQSKMIPMESAMAKVWNKKMFQHLKAQVDQASHDLAVERGACPDAEECGIKERFSNKMAIAPTASISIIAGGSSPCIEPIAANVFNQKTLSGSFPVKNKYLAKLLETKGQNSDSVWSSIATNEGSVQHLEFLSMDEKDVFKTAQEIDQRWVVDLAADRTQYICQAQSLNVFLPANVHKRDLHQIHYQAWKKGVKAMYYLRSVSMQRADKVSHKVTTAYIMDDKNKDGATPPASSGSTNYDECLACQ; encoded by the coding sequence ATGAATCAAATCAAACTAAGAGGGAAATTTATGGCAGGGGTTAGTGTTCAGGTCGACAATACAAAAGATGCAATGCTTACAGATTTTGGTAAAGCGGTTTTAGCTGATCGTTATTTGTTAGAAGGTGAAAACTTTCAGGAGCTGTTTGCAAGAGTAGCATCTTACTATGCTGATGATCAGGAACACGCTCAAAGACTTTATGACTACATGAGCAGCATGTGGTTTATGCCAGCAACCCCTATTTTAAGTAACGGTGGCACAAACAGAGGTCTTCCTATTTCTTGCTTTTTAAATGAAGCAGAAGACAGTTTAGAAGGCATTGTAAACTTATGGAACGAAAACGTATGGCTTGCGGCTCGTGGTGGCGGAATCGGTAGTTACTGGGGTAACTTACGTTCTATTGGCGAAAAAGTACGTGGCAATGGTGAAACATCGGGCATTATTCCTTTCATTAAAGTACAAGACACCCTCACCCTTGCAATTTCTCAAGGCAGCTTAAGAAGAGGAAGCTCTGCTGTATACTTACCAGTGTGGCATCCTGAAATCGAAGAGTTTATTGATCTTCGCAGACCAACAGGTGGCGATCCAAACCGTAAAGCACTTAATATTCATCATGGTGTACTTATTCCTGATGATTTTATGAGAGCTGTAGAAAATGATGAAAACTGGGAACTTAAAAGCCCTAAAACAAACAAAGTTATGCATGTTGTTAAGGCACGTGACTTGTGGGCAAAAATCCTTACAACACGTATTGAGACAGGTGAGCCATATATCGTTTATATTGATACGGTAAACAAGCATATTCCAGAACATCATAAAAAACTTGGTCTTTCAGTGAAAATGTCAAATCTTTGCAGTGAGATTACATTACCAACAGGTATTGATCACCTAGGAAATAACCGTACTGCTGTTTGCTGTTTATCATCAGTAAATCTAGAGTATTTCGATGAATGGAAAGAAAATGCACAGTTTATTCCAGATATCATGCGCTTTCTTGATAATGTTCTCGAAGATTTTATTGCAAAAGCACCAGATTCAATGAAAAATGCAGCATACTCTGCAATGCGTGAGCGTTCTGTTGGACTTGGTGTGATGGGCTTCCATTCTTACTTACAATCTAAAATGATTCCAATGGAGTCTGCAATGGCTAAAGTTTGGAATAAAAAAATGTTCCAACACCTTAAAGCTCAGGTTGATCAGGCATCTCATGATTTAGCCGTAGAAAGAGGCGCATGCCCAGATGCTGAAGAGTGTGGCATTAAAGAGAGATTCAGTAACAAAATGGCTATTGCTCCAACTGCTTCTATATCTATTATTGCTGGTGGATCTTCACCGTGTATTGAACCAATTGCTGCTAACGTATTTAACCAGAAAACACTTTCAGGTTCATTCCCGGTGAAAAACAAGTATTTAGCAAAATTACTTGAAACTAAAGGTCAAAACAGTGATAGCGTATGGTCATCAATTGCTACAAACGAAGGTTCGGTTCAACACTTAGAATTCCTAAGCATGGATGAAAAAGATGTATTTAAAACCGCTCAGGAAATCGACCAAAGATGGGTAGTTGACTTAGCAGCCGACCGCACACAATATATATGCCAGGCACAATCTCTGAACGTTTTCTTACCTGCGAACGTTCATAAAAGAGACTTACATCAAATTCACTATCAAGCATGGAAGAAAGGCGTTAAAGCAATGTATTACTTGCGTTCAGTTTCTATGCAGCGTGCTGATAAGGTATCTCATAAAGTTACAACAGCATATATTATGGATGATAAAAATAAAGATGGCGCAACACCGCCAGCAAGTTCCGGTTCAACAAATTATGACGAATGCTTAGCTTGTCAATAA
- a CDS encoding ribonucleotide-diphosphate reductase subunit beta has product MSLLDAKPIYKPFQYPWAYDSWLMQQKIHWLPEEVPLADDVKDWKYNLTASEKHLLTQIFRFFTQADIEVNNCYMKHYSQVFKPTEVQMMLAAFSNMETVHIAAYSHLLDTVGMPEIEYQAFMKYKEMKDKYDYMQKFGVETKKDIATTLAVFGAFTEGLQLFASFAILLNFQRFNKMKGMGQIVTWSVRDETLHTNSIIKLFKTFVRENPEVWTEELRGNLYEACATIVHFEDAFIDLAFEVGSIDGLTPREVKQYIRYIADRRLMQLGLKEIYMVDHNPLPWLDEILNGVEHANFFEARVTEYTKAATTGTWEEAFASDSKLMNS; this is encoded by the coding sequence ATGTCATTATTAGATGCAAAACCAATTTACAAACCTTTCCAATATCCTTGGGCATATGATTCTTGGCTTATGCAACAAAAGATTCACTGGCTTCCGGAAGAAGTACCACTTGCTGACGATGTTAAAGATTGGAAATATAACCTTACAGCAAGCGAAAAACACTTGCTTACACAAATTTTCAGATTCTTCACACAAGCTGATATTGAAGTAAATAACTGTTATATGAAACATTATTCGCAAGTATTTAAGCCTACAGAAGTGCAAATGATGTTAGCTGCATTCTCTAATATGGAAACAGTTCATATTGCTGCCTACTCACACTTACTTGATACAGTAGGAATGCCAGAAATTGAATATCAGGCTTTCATGAAATATAAGGAAATGAAAGATAAATATGATTACATGCAAAAGTTTGGCGTAGAAACCAAAAAAGATATTGCTACAACACTTGCTGTGTTTGGTGCATTTACAGAAGGTCTGCAGCTTTTTGCTTCATTTGCAATTTTACTTAATTTCCAAAGATTTAATAAAATGAAGGGTATGGGTCAGATTGTAACGTGGTCAGTTAGAGATGAAACCTTACATACAAACTCAATTATTAAACTCTTTAAAACCTTCGTGCGTGAAAACCCTGAAGTTTGGACAGAGGAACTAAGAGGCAATCTTTACGAAGCATGTGCAACAATTGTACATTTTGAAGATGCATTCATTGACCTTGCTTTTGAAGTTGGATCAATTGACGGGCTTACCCCACGAGAAGTTAAGCAATATATTAGATATATCGCTGACAGAAGGCTTATGCAGCTTGGTCTTAAAGAAATATATATGGTAGATCATAACCCTCTTCCGTGGCTTGATGAGATTTTAAATGGCGTTGAGCATGCTAACTTCTTTGAAGCAAGGGTTACAGAGTATACCAAAGCCGCAACAACAGGAACTTGGGAAGAGGCTTTTGCTTCAGATTCCAAGCTTATGAACAGCTAA